In Mycolicibacterium mucogenicum DSM 44124, the following are encoded in one genomic region:
- a CDS encoding PucR family transcriptional regulator: MAAETPSPEVINLMGDVAELMLAELDDLVAEMDAAEIELSPAAGSDAAVLADTSASNRANAARVLSMLARREAKPAPIDIPPEALDVARTIARRGLELDVLFQSYRRGQNVAWSRYMKHATRLVPSGPLLLELLEESSQRLFAYVDTVLGCVVIAAQREREEVLGGAIARRAETIRLILDGAAIDAGRAGERLGYDLRQRHTALVLWTPPHGDVQGALESAAAVLARAAGTRPPLTLSVGPSTLWAWLGSSSEPAVDALSDAIEQAQNHIRVAVGPTRPGITGFRRSHQAALSIQSLLAGHPGGARVALFRDLEVTALAAQNTDRAAEFVAATLGPLAEDTPAAARLRDTLRVFLDEAENAPRAATRLHTHRNTVLQRVARATELLGYQPGERRLAMELALELAHQLGPRVLMSAPQGA, encoded by the coding sequence ATGGCCGCCGAGACACCATCACCTGAGGTCATCAACCTCATGGGCGATGTCGCCGAACTGATGCTGGCCGAGCTGGACGACCTGGTCGCCGAGATGGACGCTGCCGAGATCGAGCTGTCCCCCGCCGCCGGCTCGGATGCGGCCGTGCTGGCGGACACGTCCGCCAGCAACCGGGCCAACGCCGCGAGGGTGCTGTCGATGCTGGCCCGTAGGGAAGCCAAGCCCGCCCCTATCGACATCCCGCCCGAGGCCCTCGATGTCGCCCGCACGATTGCCCGCCGCGGGTTGGAGCTCGATGTGCTGTTCCAGTCCTACCGGCGCGGACAGAACGTGGCGTGGAGTCGCTATATGAAGCACGCCACCCGGCTCGTCCCGTCCGGCCCGCTGCTGCTCGAACTCCTGGAGGAATCCTCTCAACGCCTCTTCGCGTACGTCGACACCGTGCTCGGGTGCGTTGTCATCGCGGCGCAACGCGAACGCGAGGAGGTACTCGGCGGCGCGATCGCCCGTCGCGCCGAGACGATCCGGCTCATCCTGGACGGCGCCGCCATCGACGCGGGGCGGGCCGGCGAGCGCCTGGGCTACGACCTCCGTCAGCGCCACACCGCACTGGTCCTGTGGACGCCACCGCACGGTGACGTGCAGGGCGCGCTCGAATCCGCCGCGGCGGTGCTGGCGCGGGCCGCGGGCACCCGTCCGCCGTTGACGCTGTCGGTCGGTCCCTCGACGTTGTGGGCGTGGCTGGGCAGCAGCTCCGAGCCCGCCGTCGACGCGCTGTCCGACGCAATAGAACAGGCGCAGAACCACATTCGCGTCGCGGTGGGACCGACGCGGCCCGGCATCACCGGCTTTCGCCGCTCGCACCAGGCGGCACTGTCGATCCAGAGTCTGCTTGCCGGGCACCCCGGCGGCGCGCGGGTTGCGCTCTTCCGCGACCTCGAAGTCACCGCGCTGGCGGCCCAGAACACCGACCGCGCAGCAGAATTCGTCGCGGCGACCCTGGGTCCGCTCGCGGAGGACACCCCGGCGGCGGCCCGCCTGCGCGACACCCTGCGGGTGTTCCTCGACGAGGCCGAGAACGCTCCCCGCGCCGCCACGCGACTGCACACCCACCGCAACACCGTCCTGCAGCGGGTGGCCCGGGCCACCGAGCTGCTCGGCTACCAGCCGGGGGAACGCCGGCTCGCGATGGAACTCGCGCTGGAGCTGGCGCACCAACTCGGTCCCCGTGTGCTCATGTCGGCGCCGCAGGGCGCCTAG
- a CDS encoding sensor histidine kinase, with product MILGAADLVIIAVTALICTSVATGAAVLVMQLNRRGSIGTQVSVLICATIVAIVASTVAISIEMYLSSHDLQVLLAVLAISALMAGLAAGFMLRRLRRSLARLQRAARQIGSGEVVTADVDSSREFAELSSQLAQSSAQLAAARAEVEQLDASRRQLVAWVSHDLRTPLAGMRAMAEALEEGVVDEPADYIRQIRDQVDAVNGMVDGLFELSKIQSGMLKLSKEPVVLLDLVSDVVSDMQALAATRGITITHAEMTDQVLYADPGELSRVVANLLVNSIRHAPEDSEIQVSAHHLDGDRIVLTVLDQGPGVQSHDLGRMFDMGWRGTQARTPEADGSGAGIGLAIVRGIVEAHGGQVSAAHVPGGFRLDVTLPTT from the coding sequence ATGATCCTCGGTGCGGCCGACCTCGTCATCATCGCGGTGACGGCCCTGATCTGCACGTCCGTGGCCACGGGTGCGGCCGTCCTCGTCATGCAGCTCAATCGGCGCGGATCCATCGGGACGCAGGTGTCGGTCCTGATCTGCGCGACGATCGTCGCGATCGTCGCCTCGACGGTGGCGATCTCGATCGAGATGTACCTGTCGTCGCACGACCTGCAGGTGCTGCTGGCGGTGCTGGCCATCTCGGCGCTCATGGCGGGCCTGGCCGCCGGGTTCATGCTGCGACGGCTGCGACGTTCGCTGGCCCGGCTGCAACGCGCGGCTCGGCAGATCGGCAGTGGCGAGGTCGTCACAGCGGACGTCGACAGTTCGCGGGAGTTCGCCGAACTGTCCAGTCAGCTCGCGCAGTCGTCCGCACAGCTGGCGGCGGCCCGCGCCGAGGTCGAGCAGCTCGACGCGTCACGCCGTCAGCTGGTGGCCTGGGTTTCGCATGATCTGCGGACACCGCTGGCCGGGATGCGGGCGATGGCCGAGGCGCTCGAGGAAGGCGTGGTCGACGAGCCGGCCGACTACATCCGGCAGATCCGCGACCAGGTGGACGCCGTCAACGGCATGGTTGACGGGCTGTTCGAGTTGTCCAAGATCCAGAGCGGCATGCTCAAGCTCAGCAAGGAGCCGGTGGTTCTCCTGGACCTCGTCTCCGATGTCGTGTCCGACATGCAGGCCCTCGCGGCCACCCGCGGCATCACCATCACGCACGCGGAAATGACCGATCAGGTGCTGTACGCCGACCCCGGGGAGCTGTCCCGCGTGGTGGCGAACCTGCTGGTCAACAGCATCCGGCATGCGCCGGAGGATTCCGAGATCCAGGTCTCGGCCCACCACCTCGACGGCGACCGGATCGTGCTCACCGTGCTGGACCAGGGGCCCGGCGTGCAGTCGCACGATCTCGGGCGCATGTTCGACATGGGGTGGCGCGGTACTCAGGCCCGCACCCCGGAGGCCGACGGCTCGGGCGCCGGCATCGGTCTGGCCATCGTGCGGGGCATCGTCGAAGCGCACGGCGGCCAGGTGTCGGCTGCCCACGTGCCCGGCGGATTCCGGCTGGACGTGACGCTGCCGACGACGTGA
- a CDS encoding response regulator transcription factor produces the protein MDAPVSSDDGGGAHVVLVEDDQRVRTAVAAYLRAKGFRIDEFSDGETARDAVQRSTPDVLVLDRMLPGLSGDDLLREIRTRSDVPVIMLTALGASGHRIDGLELGADDYLAKPFALRELQLRISKLLRHRVSHQSPLAPFVVGRFRIDPTMRRITCGSADVELTGREYELLLFLLKNPDRVVSRDEMLREVWGWSAGDASTVTVHIRRLREKIEADPRDPVYLRTEWGTGYRFTPSGRSS, from the coding sequence ATGGATGCGCCCGTGAGCTCCGACGACGGCGGCGGCGCGCACGTCGTGCTGGTCGAAGACGACCAGCGGGTGCGGACCGCGGTGGCGGCGTACCTGCGCGCCAAAGGTTTTCGGATCGACGAGTTCTCCGACGGGGAGACCGCGCGGGACGCCGTGCAGCGCTCGACGCCCGACGTGCTCGTGCTCGACCGCATGCTGCCCGGGCTGTCGGGCGACGACCTGCTGCGCGAGATTCGCACCCGCTCCGACGTTCCGGTGATCATGCTGACCGCCCTCGGGGCGAGTGGGCACCGGATCGACGGCCTCGAACTCGGCGCCGACGATTACCTGGCCAAGCCGTTCGCGCTGCGGGAGCTGCAATTGCGGATCTCGAAACTGTTGCGACACAGGGTCTCCCACCAGTCACCGCTTGCTCCGTTTGTCGTCGGCCGGTTCCGAATCGACCCGACGATGCGCCGGATCACCTGCGGCAGTGCCGATGTCGAGCTGACCGGACGCGAATACGAACTACTGCTCTTCCTCCTCAAGAACCCCGACCGCGTGGTTTCACGCGACGAGATGTTGCGCGAGGTGTGGGGCTGGAGTGCCGGCGACGCGTCGACCGTCACCGTGCACATCCGGCGGCTCCGCGAGAAGATCGAAGCCGACCCACGCGATCCCGTCTACCTGCGCACCGAGTGGGGCACGGGGTACCGGTTCACGCCGTCGGGACGGTCGTCATGA
- a CDS encoding DM13 domain-containing protein — protein sequence MVIKPIAATAAAVFALTLTACGANEMKSAGSSSPSSSAMTSAMTSAMAPASSAARTGHFTGLNGKHVAGTATVTGTNLEFAEYSSDEGPDLHVYLTKGSTEADVAAGKEIAAIKFDQATQSFPLSGIDTMGYTTVVIHCDKAKAVFGAASLM from the coding sequence ATGGTCATCAAGCCGATCGCAGCGACAGCCGCTGCGGTGTTCGCACTGACGCTCACCGCCTGCGGGGCGAACGAGATGAAGTCGGCCGGTTCGTCCAGCCCCTCCAGTTCCGCCATGACCTCCGCCATGACCTCTGCGATGGCACCCGCGAGCTCCGCCGCGCGCACGGGTCACTTCACCGGGCTGAACGGCAAGCACGTGGCCGGCACCGCGACCGTGACCGGCACGAATCTGGAGTTCGCCGAATACTCGTCCGACGAGGGCCCGGACCTGCACGTGTACCTCACGAAGGGGTCCACCGAGGCCGATGTCGCGGCGGGCAAGGAGATCGCCGCCATCAAGTTCGACCAGGCAACGCAGTCGTTCCCGCTGTCCGGCATCGACACCATGGGCTACACCACCGTCGTCATCCACTGCGACAAGGCGAAGGCAGTCTTCGGCGCTGCCTCACTCATGTGA
- a CDS encoding DoxX family membrane protein: MSDLMTTRALTTRDRADLAASILFGAVRVGLGLLWLHEGYVKLRAHFGSADILLVVDGASANSRVPEYFRFVAEHLLRPTADLAGIMTPPTEVTLGLVLILGVFSTLSAVVSAGLLAVYWSSDQLIAQYPIMALLSVGVLVGQGYSNRWSIMTLVRRRSTHQEEG; encoded by the coding sequence ATGTCCGATCTGATGACCACCCGCGCACTGACCACGCGCGACCGCGCCGACCTGGCCGCGTCGATACTCTTCGGCGCGGTCCGGGTCGGGCTGGGACTGCTGTGGCTGCACGAGGGCTACGTCAAGCTGCGGGCGCATTTCGGCAGCGCGGACATCCTGCTGGTCGTCGACGGCGCGTCGGCGAATTCACGTGTGCCGGAATACTTTCGCTTCGTCGCCGAGCACCTGCTGCGGCCGACGGCCGACCTGGCCGGCATCATGACCCCGCCGACCGAAGTGACGCTGGGTCTGGTTCTGATCCTCGGCGTGTTCAGCACGCTGTCCGCGGTCGTATCCGCGGGATTGCTCGCCGTCTACTGGAGCTCGGATCAACTCATCGCCCAATATCCGATCATGGCGCTGCTGAGCGTGGGCGTTCTTGTCGGACAAGGATATTCGAACCGCTGGTCGATCATGACGCTGGTGCGACGGCGATCGACCCACCAGGAAGAGGGCTGA
- a CDS encoding NmrA family NAD(P)-binding protein, which yields MSHPTSKIFMIGATGAQGIPVVGDLVADGKYAVRFLTRDATSARAKSLLELPNVSSLEGTFTDEALLREGLRGCDGAFVNIDGFNTGEKTEMYWAMRAYEIALEEGIRFFVYGNLDYGLKKAGYDSKYRVGHYDGKGRIAEWILLQNQANSARMGAAIFTTGPYIEMTISPLTPMAPSVEDGVVTWRVPLGDGAVPHVSLEDCGYYVRWLFDNTDRSNGMDLEVAVDHISYHELARAFEAVTGHPAQYVDTDIDGYWRQGSLRHAAASPTGYNADPNDPSTMTIRDNFTGFWHLWKDGIIKRDYALLDEIHPNRIRTAEQWFRREDELGRAAGKGGLWERVQPENWTRDSAVLKSLQDLRSGKL from the coding sequence ATGTCACATCCCACGTCGAAGATCTTCATGATCGGCGCGACCGGGGCCCAGGGCATCCCGGTCGTCGGCGATCTCGTCGCGGACGGGAAGTATGCCGTCCGGTTTCTCACTCGCGATGCCACGAGTGCACGCGCCAAATCGCTGCTCGAACTGCCGAACGTCTCCTCACTCGAAGGCACGTTCACCGACGAAGCGCTACTGCGAGAGGGTCTTCGCGGGTGCGACGGCGCGTTCGTCAACATCGACGGATTCAACACCGGTGAGAAGACCGAGATGTATTGGGCCATGCGCGCTTACGAGATCGCCCTCGAAGAGGGCATCAGATTCTTCGTGTACGGCAACCTCGACTACGGGCTGAAGAAGGCCGGCTACGACTCCAAGTACCGCGTCGGGCACTACGACGGCAAGGGGCGCATCGCCGAATGGATCCTGCTGCAAAATCAGGCGAATTCGGCTCGGATGGGCGCGGCGATCTTCACGACGGGGCCGTACATCGAGATGACGATCTCGCCCCTGACCCCCATGGCGCCCAGCGTGGAGGACGGCGTCGTCACCTGGCGCGTGCCACTCGGCGACGGCGCGGTGCCCCATGTCTCGCTCGAGGATTGCGGCTACTACGTCCGGTGGCTCTTCGACAACACCGACCGTTCCAATGGGATGGACCTCGAGGTCGCCGTGGACCACATCTCGTATCACGAGCTTGCGCGGGCGTTCGAAGCAGTTACCGGGCATCCCGCGCAATACGTCGACACCGACATTGACGGCTACTGGCGGCAGGGTTCGCTCCGCCACGCTGCCGCGAGCCCGACCGGATACAACGCCGACCCGAATGACCCGAGCACCATGACAATTCGCGACAACTTCACCGGCTTCTGGCACCTGTGGAAAGACGGCATCATCAAGCGCGACTACGCATTGCTGGACGAAATCCACCCGAATCGGATTCGGACTGCCGAGCAGTGGTTCCGGCGCGAGGACGAGCTCGGCAGAGCGGCCGGTAAGGGCGGGCTCTGGGAGCGCGTCCAGCCGGAGAACTGGACACGGGACTCGGCCGTTTTGAAGAGCCTCCAAGACCTGCGCAGCGGAAAGCTCTGA
- a CDS encoding MarR family winged helix-turn-helix transcriptional regulator has product MVHSAVDEVASNCLAVRVRLLGRAVTSLYDRALEEHGVSIAQINLMASLGKMGPCSPARIGEVLQLERSTVSRNLSLLMKHGWVDAVSANAKGVREVALTAAGRQKIETVMPAWRQAQQEAAELLGSGGVEAVRTLATNVVRSVGE; this is encoded by the coding sequence ATGGTCCACTCTGCCGTCGATGAGGTCGCCAGTAATTGCCTGGCGGTTCGCGTCCGGCTGCTCGGCCGGGCGGTGACGAGCCTGTACGACCGTGCCCTCGAAGAGCATGGCGTCAGCATCGCCCAGATCAATCTCATGGCGTCGCTGGGGAAGATGGGCCCCTGCTCGCCGGCCCGGATCGGCGAGGTGCTGCAGCTGGAGCGGTCGACCGTCAGCCGCAACCTGAGTCTGTTGATGAAACACGGTTGGGTGGACGCGGTCTCCGCGAACGCCAAAGGGGTGCGTGAGGTCGCGCTGACCGCAGCGGGCCGGCAGAAGATCGAGACCGTGATGCCGGCGTGGCGACAGGCGCAACAGGAGGCCGCCGAACTCCTGGGGTCCGGCGGCGTCGAGGCGGTCCGGACGCTCGCGACCAACGTCGTGCGGTCGGTCGGCGAGTAA